One region of Pseudomonas alvandae genomic DNA includes:
- the rluB gene encoding 23S rRNA pseudouridine(2605) synthase RluB: MNDQDQNDSQEIGPAGEKLQKVLARIGVGSRRDVEAWITQGRIKVNGKDATLGLRVDMHDAITIDGKVIKREEAAETVRRVIMYNKPDGEICTRDDPEGRPTVFDKMPRPKEGRWINIGRLDINTTGLLMFTTDGELANRLMHPSYEMDREYAVRVRGEVDDEMIERLKAGVVLEDGPARFTDIKQAPGGEGFNHWYHCVVMEGRNREVRRLWESQGLVVSRLKRVRFGPVFLNSDLPMGRWREMTQQEVDILAAEVGLKPVAMPQMTAKSKDKLERMQRKSSRPMGKTERVRTLRPAADGVATGPRPSREPQIEGERPARKPAPRQDGERGPRAPRPANGRTERGEGRGAPAGRGTPVADRPADTKRPAKPAPKKRPGIILADRDAPSGKRRGAPAGSGQRPGFGRRKPE; the protein is encoded by the coding sequence ATGAACGACCAAGACCAGAACGACAGCCAGGAAATCGGCCCAGCAGGCGAAAAACTGCAAAAAGTCCTCGCCCGCATCGGCGTCGGTTCGCGCCGTGACGTGGAAGCCTGGATTACCCAGGGCCGCATCAAGGTCAACGGCAAAGACGCCACCTTGGGCCTGCGCGTCGACATGCATGACGCCATCACCATCGATGGCAAGGTGATCAAGCGTGAAGAGGCCGCCGAAACGGTGCGCCGCGTGATCATGTACAACAAACCCGACGGCGAGATCTGCACCCGTGACGACCCGGAAGGCCGTCCGACTGTGTTCGACAAGATGCCGCGTCCGAAAGAAGGCCGCTGGATCAACATCGGTCGCCTGGACATCAACACCACCGGTTTGCTGATGTTCACCACCGACGGTGAGCTGGCGAACCGTCTGATGCACCCGTCCTACGAGATGGACCGCGAATACGCCGTCCGTGTGCGTGGCGAAGTCGATGACGAGATGATCGAGCGCCTCAAGGCCGGCGTCGTGCTGGAAGACGGCCCGGCGCGTTTTACCGACATCAAGCAGGCGCCGGGCGGTGAAGGTTTCAACCACTGGTACCACTGCGTGGTGATGGAAGGTCGCAACCGTGAAGTGCGGCGCCTGTGGGAATCCCAGGGTCTGGTGGTCAGCCGCTTGAAGCGTGTGCGTTTCGGCCCGGTGTTCCTCAACTCCGACCTGCCGATGGGCCGCTGGCGTGAAATGACCCAGCAGGAAGTCGACATCCTGGCGGCCGAAGTGGGCCTCAAGCCTGTGGCAATGCCGCAGATGACCGCCAAGAGCAAGGACAAGCTGGAGCGGATGCAGCGCAAGTCTTCGCGTCCGATGGGCAAGACCGAGCGCGTGCGTACACTGCGCCCGGCGGCCGACGGCGTAGCGACCGGCCCGCGTCCTTCCCGCGAGCCGCAGATCGAAGGCGAACGTCCGGCCCGCAAGCCAGCACCACGCCAGGACGGCGAGCGCGGTCCGCGTGCGCCACGTCCGGCCAATGGTCGTACCGAGCGTGGCGAAGGGCGTGGAGCCCCGGCTGGTCGCGGTACGCCAGTGGCGGATCGCCCGGCCGACACCAAGCGCCCGGCCAAGCCTGCGCCGAAAAAGCGCCCGGGCATCATCCTGGCTGACCGCGATGCACCGTCGGGCAAGCGCCGTGGTGCCCCGGCAGGTTCGGGACAGCGTCCGGGGTTTGGGCGTCGTAAGCCGGAGTGA
- a CDS encoding leucyl aminopeptidase has translation MDTQRAISHFLYYLEHHPALAGVQPAKVLLGHTADYEALAGSIAEQAGSTLPFRFNAMRLDLEPTERLSQAIADSDLYIFFYDSSTLPNPRPDGPDFVRALQGVMADNWKKSLLFKDYGDYFYDTFSVIPQRIAGLNSHLIRRMSQATTLSFEDEHGSYFDTALHNVKKWTDINGVGNYDLAPGEIATHSDTINGRVKFVGTFLSTIPFARKYGVLQSPLELWIEDSTIQKIATDVPGLEHDFNRYLDANPSNRRIEELGIGTNEGVKSLYARNAGFEERHCGLHLGLGGGAKGSHHLDLIFESGVLALDKEPMFDGRFVL, from the coding sequence ATGGACACACAACGAGCCATCTCACATTTCCTTTACTACCTCGAACATCATCCTGCCCTGGCTGGCGTCCAGCCCGCCAAGGTATTGCTCGGCCACACCGCCGATTACGAAGCGTTGGCCGGCAGCATCGCAGAACAAGCCGGGAGCACTTTGCCGTTCAGGTTCAACGCCATGCGCTTGGACCTCGAACCCACGGAGCGGCTGTCCCAGGCCATTGCCGACAGCGATCTGTACATTTTCTTCTACGACTCATCCACCCTTCCCAACCCACGCCCCGATGGCCCGGATTTTGTCCGCGCGCTGCAGGGCGTAATGGCGGACAACTGGAAAAAATCGCTGTTGTTCAAAGACTATGGCGACTATTTCTACGACACTTTCAGCGTCATTCCCCAACGGATCGCCGGGCTCAATAGCCACCTGATCCGCCGCATGTCCCAGGCTACGACGTTGAGCTTCGAAGATGAGCACGGCTCGTATTTCGACACCGCGCTGCACAACGTCAAGAAGTGGACCGACATCAATGGCGTCGGCAACTACGATCTGGCTCCCGGCGAAATCGCCACCCACAGCGACACCATCAATGGCCGGGTGAAATTCGTCGGGACTTTCCTGAGCACGATTCCCTTCGCACGCAAATATGGCGTGCTGCAGTCGCCGCTGGAGCTGTGGATCGAAGACTCCACGATCCAGAAAATCGCCACCGATGTCCCGGGTCTGGAACACGATTTCAACCGGTACCTGGACGCCAACCCGTCCAATCGACGCATCGAAGAACTGGGGATCGGCACCAACGAAGGGGTCAAGAGCCTGTACGCTCGCAACGCCGGTTTCGAAGAGCGCCATTGCGGCCTGCACCTGGGGCTCGGTGGCGGCGCCAAGGGCAGCCATCACCTGGATCTGATTTTCGAAAGCGGTGTGCTGGCGCTGGACAAAGAGCCGATGTTTGATGGGCGGTTTGTGCTTTAG
- a CDS encoding amino acid permease, with product MSGQNSHSGELKRGLKNRHIQLIALGGAIGTGLFLGSAGVLKSAGPSMILGYAICGFIAFMIMRQLGEMIVEEPVAGSFSHFAHKYWGGFAGFLSGWNCWILYILVGMSELTAVGKYIHYWAPDIPTWASAAAFFILINAINLANVKVFGEAEFWFAIIKVVAIVGMIALGSYLLVSGHGGPQASVSNLWSHGGFFPNGVSGLVMAMAIIMFSFGGLEMLGFTAAEADKPKTVIPKAINQVIYRILIFYIGALVVLLSLTPWDSLLATLNASGDAYSGSPFVQVFSMLGSNTAAHILNFVVLTAALSVYNSGTYCNSRMLLGMAEQGDAPKALAKIDKRGVPVRSILASAAVTLVAVLLNYLIPQHALELLMSLVVATLVINWAMISYSHFKFRQHMNQSRQTPLFKALWYPYGNYVCLAFVVFILGVMLLIPGIQVSVYAIPVWVVFMWVCYVIKNKREARHELAVAAAAK from the coding sequence ATGAGTGGACAAAACTCGCATTCAGGCGAGCTGAAGCGCGGCCTGAAAAATCGCCACATTCAACTGATCGCCCTTGGCGGCGCGATCGGCACCGGCCTGTTCCTCGGCTCGGCGGGGGTGCTGAAATCAGCCGGCCCGTCGATGATCCTCGGCTACGCCATCTGCGGCTTCATCGCCTTCATGATCATGCGCCAGCTCGGCGAGATGATCGTCGAAGAGCCGGTGGCCGGCTCCTTCAGTCATTTTGCCCACAAGTACTGGGGCGGTTTCGCCGGGTTCCTGTCGGGTTGGAACTGCTGGATCCTCTACATCCTGGTGGGAATGTCCGAGCTGACGGCGGTTGGCAAGTACATTCACTATTGGGCGCCGGACATTCCGACCTGGGCCTCGGCGGCGGCGTTCTTCATCCTGATCAATGCGATCAACCTGGCCAACGTCAAGGTCTTCGGCGAGGCCGAGTTCTGGTTCGCGATCATCAAGGTCGTGGCGATCGTCGGCATGATTGCCCTGGGCAGCTACCTGCTGGTCAGCGGTCACGGAGGCCCGCAAGCGTCAGTCAGCAACCTGTGGTCCCACGGTGGGTTCTTCCCCAACGGCGTGAGCGGCCTGGTGATGGCGATGGCGATCATCATGTTCTCCTTCGGTGGCCTGGAAATGCTCGGTTTCACCGCCGCTGAAGCCGACAAGCCGAAGACCGTGATCCCCAAGGCCATCAACCAGGTGATCTACCGGATCCTGATTTTCTACATCGGTGCCTTGGTGGTGTTGTTGTCCCTGACGCCTTGGGACAGCCTGTTGGCCACCCTTAACGCTTCCGGCGATGCCTACAGCGGCAGCCCGTTCGTGCAGGTGTTTTCGATGCTGGGCAGCAATACCGCTGCGCACATCCTCAACTTTGTGGTGCTGACTGCCGCACTGTCGGTGTACAACAGCGGCACCTACTGCAACAGCCGCATGTTGCTGGGCATGGCCGAGCAGGGCGATGCTCCCAAGGCCCTGGCGAAAATCGACAAGCGCGGCGTGCCGGTTCGCTCGATCCTCGCCTCGGCGGCGGTCACGCTGGTGGCGGTGCTGCTCAATTACCTGATTCCCCAGCATGCGCTGGAGCTGCTGATGTCGTTGGTGGTCGCGACCCTGGTGATCAACTGGGCGATGATCAGCTACTCGCACTTCAAGTTCCGCCAGCACATGAACCAGTCTCGCCAGACGCCGCTGTTCAAGGCGCTGTGGTACCCGTATGGCAACTATGTCTGCCTGGCGTTCGTGGTGTTCATCCTCGGCGTGATGTTGCTGATCCCCGGCATCCAGGTCTCGGTGTACGCGATTCCGGTGTGGGTGGTGTTCATGTGGGTGTGCTATGTGATCAAGAACAAGCGCGAGGCTCGGCATGAGCTGGCCGTGGCGGCTGCCGCCAAGTAA
- the arfB gene encoding alternative ribosome rescue aminoacyl-tRNA hydrolase ArfB, translating into MLVISNTVHIPDAEIELTAIRAQGAGGQNVNKVSSAVHLRFDIPASSLPEFYKERLLALRDSRITGDGVLIIKAQQYRTQEQNRADALERLVELILSATKVEKKRRPTKPTLGSKKRRLESKTKRGSIKAGRGKVDF; encoded by the coding sequence ATGCTGGTCATTTCCAACACCGTGCACATCCCGGACGCCGAGATCGAGCTGACGGCCATTCGCGCCCAGGGCGCCGGGGGGCAGAACGTCAACAAGGTTTCCAGCGCTGTGCACTTGCGCTTCGATATTCCTGCGTCGTCGCTGCCCGAGTTCTACAAGGAACGGTTGCTGGCGCTGCGCGACAGTCGCATCACTGGCGACGGTGTGTTGATCATCAAGGCCCAGCAATACCGCACCCAGGAACAGAATCGGGCCGATGCGCTGGAGCGCCTGGTCGAACTGATCCTCAGCGCCACCAAGGTCGAAAAGAAACGCCGCCCGACCAAACCGACCCTCGGCTCGAAAAAACGTCGCCTCGAATCGAAGACCAAGCGCGGCTCGATCAAGGCCGGGCGCGGCAAGGTGGATTTCTAG
- a CDS encoding MFS transporter, giving the protein MPDPQRPMAVTLQVVSIVLFTFIGYLNIGIPLAVLPGFVHGELGFGAVIAGLVISVQYLATLLSRPYAGRIIDNLGSKRAVMFGLAGCGLSGVFMLVSAWTAGMPVLSLTSLLIGRLVLGSAESLVGSGSIGWGIGRVGAANTAKVISWNGIASYGALAIGAPLGVWLVKSLGLWSMGASIILLAVLGLALAWPKTAAPIVVGERLPFMHVLGRVLPHGCGLALGSIGFGTIATFITLYYATQHWDNAVLCLSLFGACFIGARLLFGNLINRLGGFRVAIACLSVEILGLLLLWLAPDAQWALAGAALSGFGFSLVFPALGVEAVNLVPASSRGAAVGAYSLFIDLSLGITGPLAGAIAAGFGFASIFLFAALAALGGLALSVYLYRQAPRYREAREKL; this is encoded by the coding sequence ATGCCAGATCCCCAGCGCCCCATGGCGGTCACGCTGCAAGTCGTTTCCATCGTCCTGTTTACCTTTATCGGCTATCTGAACATCGGTATTCCCTTGGCCGTGCTGCCCGGGTTCGTCCATGGCGAGCTGGGGTTCGGCGCGGTAATCGCCGGGTTGGTGATCAGCGTCCAGTACTTGGCCACGCTGCTTAGCCGTCCTTATGCGGGACGCATCATCGACAACCTGGGCAGCAAGCGCGCGGTCATGTTCGGCCTGGCCGGGTGTGGTTTGAGCGGCGTGTTCATGCTGGTTTCTGCCTGGACCGCAGGCATGCCGGTCCTGAGCCTGACCAGCCTGTTGATCGGTCGCCTTGTGCTGGGCAGCGCCGAAAGCCTGGTCGGCTCGGGCTCGATCGGCTGGGGCATCGGCCGGGTCGGCGCGGCGAATACCGCCAAGGTCATCTCGTGGAACGGCATCGCCAGTTACGGCGCGCTGGCGATCGGCGCGCCGTTGGGGGTGTGGCTGGTGAAATCCCTCGGGCTGTGGAGCATGGGCGCCAGCATCATCCTGCTGGCCGTGCTCGGGCTGGCATTGGCTTGGCCGAAAACCGCCGCGCCCATCGTCGTCGGCGAGCGCCTGCCGTTCATGCATGTGCTGGGGCGCGTATTGCCCCACGGCTGCGGCTTGGCCTTGGGTTCAATCGGGTTTGGCACCATCGCGACCTTCATCACCCTGTACTACGCCACGCAGCACTGGGACAACGCCGTGCTCTGCCTGAGCCTGTTCGGCGCCTGTTTCATCGGTGCGCGGCTGTTGTTCGGCAACCTGATCAACCGTCTCGGAGGGTTCAGGGTCGCGATTGCGTGCCTGTCGGTGGAAATCCTGGGCTTGCTGCTGTTATGGCTGGCGCCTGATGCGCAGTGGGCCCTGGCGGGCGCGGCATTGAGTGGTTTCGGCTTCTCGCTGGTGTTCCCGGCACTGGGCGTGGAGGCGGTCAACCTGGTGCCGGCTTCCAGCCGTGGGGCGGCGGTGGGGGCTTATTCGCTGTTCATCGATTTGTCGCTGGGGATCACCGGCCCATTGGCCGGGGCGATAGCCGCCGGTTTCGGCTTTGCCTCGATCTTTCTGTTCGCTGCGCTGGCGGCACTGGGTGGGCTGGCATTGAGCGTCTACCTGTACCGTCAGGCGCCTCGCTACCGTGAGGCGCGGGAGAAACTCTAG
- a CDS encoding methyl-accepting chemotaxis protein codes for MSQGTSEQFERTDQVATAMNEMSATAQEVARHAADAARAADDADHSAQLGEKVMQGTIHTITQMRGEIANTATVIRRLETDSGRIGKVLEVIRGIAEQTNLLALNAAIEAARAGEAGRGFAVVADEVRSLAQRTASSIIEINQIIQTVQTGAVDAAQAIESGQSRSEESVEQVTQAGEMLERITQAVEAIRDMNRQIATAAEEQTSVAEDISRNLTEITCIASTNLDNVQRTEAASRDLHGLSGQLNEVTARLSA; via the coding sequence ATGAGCCAAGGCACCAGCGAGCAATTCGAACGCACCGATCAAGTCGCAACGGCGATGAACGAGATGTCCGCCACCGCCCAGGAAGTTGCCCGTCATGCCGCCGACGCGGCGCGGGCCGCTGATGATGCCGATCATTCCGCGCAGTTGGGCGAAAAGGTCATGCAAGGCACCATCCACACGATCACCCAAATGCGCGGCGAGATTGCCAACACGGCCACGGTGATCCGCCGCTTGGAAACCGACAGCGGACGCATCGGCAAGGTCCTGGAAGTGATTCGCGGGATCGCCGAGCAGACCAACCTGTTGGCCCTCAACGCCGCCATTGAAGCCGCGCGGGCCGGCGAGGCCGGGCGCGGTTTTGCGGTGGTGGCCGATGAAGTGCGCAGCCTGGCCCAGCGCACCGCGTCGTCGATCATCGAGATCAACCAGATCATCCAGACCGTTCAGACAGGCGCGGTGGACGCGGCCCAGGCCATCGAGAGCGGGCAGTCGCGCAGCGAAGAAAGTGTCGAGCAGGTGACTCAGGCCGGCGAGATGCTCGAACGTATCACCCAGGCTGTCGAAGCGATTCGCGACATGAATCGCCAGATTGCCACGGCGGCGGAGGAGCAGACCTCCGTGGCCGAGGATATCTCGCGCAACCTGACTGAAATCACCTGCATCGCCAGCACCAACCTGGACAATGTGCAGCGTACTGAAGCGGCCAGTCGGGATCTGCACGGGTTGTCGGGGCAGCTGAACGAAGTGACGGCGCGGTTGAGTGCCTGA
- a CDS encoding transporter — MNHSIDQSHRDPDLFGLLYGFRFLPGERGREIDSAQALQSLQQPQDPDEFLWLHLNLAHAACERWMKSRLALPQEFFEALHEGSRSTRIEHVDSALLAVVNDVVFNLSNLVSSDVSTLWVCVSSRLIVSARLQPLHSVDKLRSSVKAGECFRSPLELLVHLLRDQGEVLTQIVRKTSLSVDQIEDQLLSSRLSTNRAELGSQRRVLVRLQRLLALEPGSLLRLLNRPPQWLQKEDVKELRKSTEEFALIINDLTALGERIKLLQEEIAANLNEQSNRTLFTLTVVTVLALPINIIAGFFGMNVGGVPLASDPEGFWILVALVATFTVIAGRWAFRKRRDY, encoded by the coding sequence ATGAACCACAGCATCGACCAAAGCCATCGCGACCCGGACCTGTTCGGCCTGCTTTACGGGTTTCGCTTCCTGCCTGGCGAGCGCGGACGAGAAATTGATTCGGCCCAGGCCCTGCAAAGCCTGCAACAACCGCAAGATCCCGACGAATTCCTCTGGCTGCACCTGAATTTGGCCCACGCCGCGTGCGAGCGCTGGATGAAAAGCCGGCTGGCCTTGCCCCAGGAATTCTTCGAAGCCTTGCACGAGGGCTCGCGCTCGACCCGCATCGAGCACGTGGACTCGGCCTTGCTCGCCGTGGTCAACGATGTGGTGTTCAACCTCAGCAACCTGGTGTCCTCGGATGTGTCCACGTTGTGGGTTTGCGTGAGCAGTCGGCTGATTGTCAGCGCACGCCTGCAACCGCTGCACTCGGTCGACAAGCTTCGCTCATCGGTCAAGGCCGGCGAGTGCTTTCGGTCACCTTTGGAGTTGCTCGTGCATCTGCTGCGCGACCAAGGCGAGGTGCTGACCCAGATCGTGCGCAAGACCAGCCTCAGCGTCGACCAGATCGAGGATCAGTTGCTGTCTTCACGCCTGTCCACCAACCGCGCCGAACTGGGCAGCCAACGCCGGGTGCTGGTGCGCTTGCAACGTCTGCTGGCCCTGGAGCCGGGTTCGCTGCTGCGTCTGCTCAATCGCCCGCCGCAATGGCTGCAGAAAGAAGACGTCAAGGAACTGCGCAAATCCACCGAGGAGTTCGCCCTGATCATCAACGATCTCACGGCCCTGGGCGAGCGCATCAAGTTGCTGCAGGAAGAAATCGCCGCCAACCTCAACGAACAAAGCAACCGTACCCTGTTCACCCTGACGGTGGTCACGGTACTGGCGTTGCCCATCAACATCATTGCCGGTTTCTTCGGCATGAACGTCGGCGGCGTGCCGCTGGCCAGTGATCCCGAGGGCTTCTGGATCCTGGTGGCGCTGGTCGCCACCTTCACCGTGATTGCAGGCCGATGGGCGTTTCGCAAGCGGCGCGATTATTGA
- a CDS encoding PepSY domain-containing protein — protein sequence MKTLTALFTAAALTLTAGLAQADVRIDQIPQLVKDGKIKSLESMNAEALKLHPGATITDTDLDNHFNGYEYEVELKTADGKEFDVDFDATTGKVLSNKQDT from the coding sequence ATGAAAACTTTGACTGCCCTGTTCACCGCTGCCGCCCTGACTCTCACCGCTGGCCTGGCCCAGGCGGATGTACGAATCGACCAGATTCCTCAATTGGTCAAGGACGGCAAGATCAAATCCCTCGAGTCGATGAATGCCGAAGCCCTGAAGTTGCACCCGGGCGCCACCATCACCGACACCGACCTGGATAACCACTTCAACGGCTACGAATATGAAGTGGAACTCAAAACTGCCGATGGCAAGGAATTTGACGTTGATTTCGACGCCACCACTGGCAAAGTCTTGTCGAACAAACAAGACACTTGA
- a CDS encoding glycerophosphodiester phosphodiesterase, which translates to MPVTFTRSALMLSLLLGLGQAHALETPSPKALATQQGIPHPAVIAHRGASFDAPESTAAAYKLARDLGADYLELDLQRSKDGVLFVLHDDNLLRTTDVATKFPERKDSSANAFTMAELKTLDAGSWFNAAYPDRARPSFVGLKILTLDEVINIAEGNPQQKPGLYIETKEPKLFPGIERDLKDKLQDRGWLSPSGSKLAKRATGVGQGKGKVVLQTFEKSSLELLHQEMPKVPKILLLWVGEGNIEPKSKVTFAESGETDKAAYYARQEPKDKAEFEQWIQYAKAHGAIGTGPSAALTHGGSQSYSDLVKPWMNQYTHDQGLLVHVYTVDEPVDFKKVMDAGVDGIFTNRSSELLKYFKRPETGSVVQLLEKNGY; encoded by the coding sequence ATGCCTGTCACCTTTACCCGTAGCGCCCTGATGCTCAGCCTGTTACTCGGCCTCGGCCAGGCACACGCCCTCGAAACGCCAAGTCCGAAGGCCCTGGCAACCCAGCAGGGGATTCCCCATCCAGCGGTCATCGCCCATCGCGGCGCCTCGTTCGACGCCCCGGAATCGACCGCCGCAGCCTACAAGCTGGCGAGGGACCTGGGAGCGGATTACCTGGAGCTCGACCTGCAACGCAGCAAGGACGGCGTCCTGTTCGTCTTGCATGACGACAACCTGCTGCGCACCACCGATGTCGCGACCAAGTTTCCCGAGCGCAAGGACAGCAGCGCCAACGCGTTCACCATGGCCGAACTCAAGACGCTGGACGCCGGCAGTTGGTTCAACGCGGCTTATCCGGACCGTGCTCGGCCTTCCTTTGTGGGCTTGAAGATCCTGACGCTGGACGAGGTGATCAACATCGCCGAGGGCAACCCCCAGCAGAAACCAGGGCTGTACATCGAGACTAAGGAGCCCAAGCTGTTTCCCGGCATCGAACGTGACCTCAAGGACAAATTGCAGGACCGTGGCTGGCTGAGTCCGTCCGGGTCCAAGCTGGCCAAACGCGCCACCGGCGTGGGCCAGGGCAAAGGCAAAGTGGTCTTGCAAACGTTCGAGAAGAGCAGCTTGGAACTGCTTCATCAGGAAATGCCCAAGGTGCCGAAAATCCTGCTGCTGTGGGTGGGTGAAGGCAACATCGAGCCTAAATCAAAAGTGACATTCGCCGAGTCCGGCGAAACCGACAAGGCCGCCTACTACGCCAGACAGGAGCCCAAGGACAAGGCCGAGTTCGAGCAATGGATCCAGTACGCCAAGGCCCACGGCGCCATCGGCACCGGACCTTCAGCGGCACTGACCCATGGTGGCAGCCAGAGCTATTCGGACCTGGTGAAACCGTGGATGAACCAGTACACCCATGACCAGGGTCTGCTGGTACATGTCTACACCGTGGATGAACCGGTGGACTTCAAGAAAGTGATGGATGCCGGCGTAGATGGCATTTTCACCAACCGCTCCAGTGAGTTGCTCAAGTACTTCAAGCGTCCCGAAACCGGCAGTGTGGTGCAACTATTGGAGAAGAACGGTTATTAA
- a CDS encoding DUF2025 family protein, with translation MRITSTLICQAADQLKGFVGLNRKTGRYIVRFSEDAFGMDVADDGIIPTSEFAWAPAADGTMALKRERIQLLLDQNVDDRINLTEPLRVYMARSDLPEIVAVRQLVEG, from the coding sequence ATGCGCATCACTTCGACACTCATCTGCCAGGCCGCCGACCAGCTAAAAGGTTTTGTCGGCCTGAACCGCAAGACCGGCCGATACATCGTGCGTTTCAGCGAAGACGCTTTTGGCATGGATGTCGCCGATGACGGCATCATCCCCACCAGCGAATTTGCCTGGGCCCCGGCGGCAGACGGCACCATGGCGCTCAAGCGCGAGCGAATCCAGTTGCTGTTGGACCAGAACGTCGACGACCGGATCAACCTCACCGAGCCGCTGCGTGTGTACATGGCCCGCAGCGATCTGCCGGAAATTGTTGCGGTGCGGCAGTTGGTCGAAGGCTGA
- a CDS encoding antibiotic biosynthesis monooxygenase family protein produces MSAAHYYAVIFTSLRTEGDQGYAEAAERMLALAREQPGFLGVESARGDDGLGITVSYWNDEAAILAWKQHPEHVAIRERGRSTWYAQFQTRVCKVERDYAFQRQT; encoded by the coding sequence ATGAGCGCCGCTCATTATTACGCCGTGATTTTCACCTCCCTGCGTACCGAGGGGGACCAAGGCTACGCCGAAGCCGCCGAGCGCATGCTCGCCCTTGCCCGGGAGCAGCCCGGATTCCTGGGCGTCGAATCGGCCCGTGGCGACGACGGCCTGGGGATCACTGTTTCCTATTGGAACGACGAAGCAGCCATCCTGGCCTGGAAGCAACATCCCGAACACGTCGCGATCCGCGAACGTGGCCGATCAACCTGGTATGCCCAGTTCCAGACGAGGGTGTGCAAGGTCGAACGAGACTATGCCTTCCAACGCCAAACTTGA
- a CDS encoding CTP synthase C-terminal region-related (seleno)protein, with amino-acid sequence MEKQHPLNIALVGDYDPQITAHRAIPLALELAGRQTGHDIRFQWLATNGLVDDTLLNDFDGVWCVPGSPYQNEEGALRAIRFAREQRRPFLGTCGGFQHAVLEYARNVMGWADAAHGETSPKAERALLTPLSCALVETIDSLQLDAGSLIAKAYGRQTAFEGYHCRFGVNPDFEKDLLSQRLNAVARDSAGDLRAVELQDHPFFVATLFQPERAALEGRVPPLVSAFVEACARNTP; translated from the coding sequence ATGGAAAAACAGCACCCCCTCAACATCGCCCTGGTCGGCGATTATGACCCGCAAATCACCGCTCACCGAGCGATCCCCCTCGCACTTGAACTGGCCGGCAGGCAAACGGGCCACGACATTCGCTTCCAGTGGCTGGCCACCAACGGGCTTGTCGACGATACGTTGTTGAATGACTTCGATGGTGTCTGGTGCGTCCCCGGCAGCCCCTACCAAAATGAAGAAGGCGCCTTGCGAGCCATTCGTTTTGCCCGCGAACAACGTCGGCCTTTCCTCGGCACCTGCGGCGGCTTTCAGCATGCTGTGCTGGAATATGCCCGCAACGTGATGGGCTGGGCTGACGCCGCCCATGGCGAAACGTCCCCGAAAGCTGAACGGGCATTATTGACGCCGCTGAGCTGTGCCTTGGTCGAGACCATCGACAGCCTTCAGCTTGATGCGGGCTCGCTGATTGCCAAGGCCTACGGCCGACAGACCGCGTTCGAGGGCTACCATTGCCGCTTCGGGGTTAATCCAGATTTTGAAAAAGACTTGCTGAGCCAACGTCTGAACGCCGTTGCGAGGGATTCGGCCGGCGACCTGCGGGCGGTGGAGCTGCAGGATCATCCTTTCTTTGTCGCAACATTGTTCCAGCCAGAACGCGCCGCACTGGAAGGCCGCGTGCCGCCACTGGTCAGCGCTTTTGTCGAAGCCTGCGCGAGGAACACGCCATGA